From Paenibacillus sp. V4I7, one genomic window encodes:
- the xerD gene encoding site-specific tyrosine recombinase XerD, whose protein sequence is MTNDLQSFIRFLTVERGLSRNTLESYERDLQQFVDYLQQQGITAWRDSGKTHITGYLSQLKMLGRASATLSRNMVSIRALYQYLVKERVMDSDPSIYVDAPKLEKKLPKVLSISEVEKLLEAPQPELVSGARDKAMLELLYATGIRVSELISLNVTDINLQMGFIRCMGKADKERNIPISSIAIRCLTTYIHNYRMKLLKKTMDEEALFIGHLGTRMTRQGFWKILKKYANEMNIANEITPHALRHSFAAHLIENGADLRSVQEMLGHSDISSTQMYVQVTKLKMKDVYNLAHPRAKL, encoded by the coding sequence ATGACGAATGACCTGCAATCCTTCATCCGATTTTTGACAGTTGAACGGGGACTATCACGGAATACACTGGAATCCTATGAAAGAGACCTACAACAATTTGTTGATTATCTACAACAGCAAGGTATCACAGCTTGGAGAGATTCAGGCAAAACTCACATTACAGGATACTTATCGCAGTTGAAAATGCTCGGACGAGCATCAGCAACCTTGTCTCGCAATATGGTTTCCATTCGAGCACTTTATCAATATTTAGTGAAAGAACGGGTAATGGATTCAGATCCAAGTATTTATGTAGATGCCCCCAAGCTGGAAAAAAAGCTTCCAAAAGTGCTGTCGATAAGTGAGGTAGAGAAGCTCCTCGAAGCACCACAACCCGAGCTTGTAAGCGGCGCACGTGATAAGGCTATGCTGGAATTGCTCTATGCGACAGGGATTCGAGTATCAGAGCTCATTTCTCTGAATGTAACGGATATCAATTTGCAGATGGGCTTCATCCGTTGTATGGGGAAAGCGGATAAAGAACGTAATATTCCTATAAGCTCAATCGCCATTCGGTGTTTAACGACCTATATACATAATTATCGGATGAAGTTGTTAAAAAAAACGATGGATGAAGAAGCCTTATTTATCGGCCATTTGGGAACCAGGATGACAAGGCAAGGGTTTTGGAAGATTTTGAAAAAATATGCAAACGAGATGAATATCGCGAATGAGATAACCCCTCATGCCTTGAGGCATTCCTTCGCTGCCCATTTAATTGAAAATGGGGCAGATCTGAGATCGGTTCAAGAAATGCTGGGGCATTCCGATATTTCCTCGACACAAATGTATGTTCAAGTCACCAAGCTCAAAATGAAAGATGTATACAACCTTGCACACCCAAGAGCGAAATTATAA